A region of Malaciobacter marinus DNA encodes the following proteins:
- a CDS encoding sensor histidine kinase: MRQTKLDEFIELEEQNRELEEKIQKEIEKNRQKEQILFHQSKLASMGEMLSSISHQWRQPLMEINSLFLPIEIKLRGNKSIDNDEVLEAISKLNEITKYMSNTINDFKNFFSTNKQSVKFSLSTQINSAINILSTSLKDNNINLEIIVKKNPEVFGVKSEYSQVLINIINNAKEMLIYRKIKNPLIKITIDKKEDIAIIKIEDNAGGIKLKNIDDVFKPFYTNEKKDGSGIGLFMSKLIIEKNMAGMLSADNTNNGALFTIQTPQNIIK; this comes from the coding sequence ATGAGACAAACAAAGCTTGATGAGTTCATAGAACTTGAAGAACAAAATAGAGAGTTAGAAGAAAAAATTCAAAAAGAAATAGAAAAAAATAGACAAAAGGAACAAATACTTTTTCATCAAAGTAAATTAGCTTCAATGGGAGAGATGCTATCTTCAATCTCTCATCAATGGAGACAACCACTTATGGAAATAAACTCTTTATTTTTACCAATTGAAATTAAATTAAGAGGTAATAAGAGTATTGATAATGATGAGGTTTTAGAAGCGATTTCTAAATTAAATGAAATTACTAAATATATGTCAAATACAATAAATGATTTTAAGAATTTTTTTTCCACAAATAAACAGTCTGTGAAATTTAGTCTTTCAACACAAATAAACTCTGCAATCAATATTTTAAGTACAAGTTTAAAAGATAATAATATTAATCTTGAGATTATTGTGAAAAAAAATCCAGAAGTTTTTGGAGTAAAAAGTGAATATTCACAAGTATTAATTAATATAATTAACAATGCCAAAGAGATGTTAATCTATAGAAAAATAAAAAATCCACTAATAAAAATAACAATTGATAAAAAAGAAGATATTGCAATTATTAAAATAGAAGATAATGCAGGCGGAATAAAACTTAAAAATATTGATGATGTGTTTAAACCTTTTTATACAAATGAAAAAAAAGATGGCTCAGGAATAGGACTTTTTATGTCGAAACTTATTATAGAAAAAAACATGGCAGGAATGCTAAGTGCTGATAATACAAATAATGGAGCACTTTTTACAATACAAACACCACAAAATATCATAAAATAA